In Wolinella succinogenes DSM 1740, a single genomic region encodes these proteins:
- a CDS encoding nitrous oxide-stimulated promoter family protein, which translates to MTQEKFLKDIHLLADFARCYCEGNHANASKESLSLELSYKGENLQERLELFLCQECKELFLYAHDRLQACPHEEKPRCRQCPHPCYEREWWKRMAKMMRYSGIRLGFSKLKEKIAQKFR; encoded by the coding sequence ATGACCCAAGAGAAGTTTCTCAAAGATATTCATCTTTTAGCCGATTTCGCCCGTTGTTACTGCGAGGGGAATCACGCCAATGCTTCCAAGGAATCGCTCTCTTTAGAGCTCTCCTATAAGGGGGAGAATTTACAAGAGAGGCTAGAGCTCTTTTTGTGTCAAGAGTGCAAAGAGCTCTTTTTGTATGCGCATGATCGCTTGCAGGCTTGCCCGCACGAAGAGAAGCCGCGCTGTCGCCAATGTCCCCATCCCTGCTATGAGCGAGAGTGGTGGAAGAGGATGGCAAAGATGATGCGCTATAGCGGGATTCGCCTCGGCTTTTCTAAGCTTAAAGAAAAAATCGCTCAAAAATTTAGATGA
- a CDS encoding SpoIIE family protein phosphatase → MDSRTELKEIAGVAKRLTLLYVEDDIPTRRFLKRRLEEIFGVVAEAANGEEGLKRFLQGGIDLVISDNIMPFMDGIEMIREIRRVDTRLPIILTTAFIDTDYLMEAINLGVTQFVAKPISMDLLHNAIQMAIQRVVLDNLTRKAKEQEIELLRFQDRYHSLQQESARRKERNLIKNDHYLQTIQGKEGEEWVLDALHRSLEILSGDSYSVRGLDEGRALLFIVDGMGKGLSASVTTTLSIAFLNYLIDERIAQGARVELGSLVGDYLRFIQKELLEEEIISAGFYDFDFKRERLSYITFGMPSMLWVNSQGECERIKSSSPPLMKYSLPPLPQEICIQDLEKILLYSDGLNEALLDEETIYGEILEEELLWNRFLSEMNRRFRSRVKDVDDDITAFWVRRVPQNPSASRSYEIKSSLLEVHRLSDTIEEGLESFGIFDLEASTRFMTALTEMLMNAYEHGSLGVERLTKDQLIQEGSYDEYLAKESKPHRRIRVRLRRYEEGEATLLTCEVEDEGRGFDTQTLLQNLRNEPETLTSGRGIRLTKGLVDHLCFKKGGRVSQFTVVAREALFGNR, encoded by the coding sequence TTGGATAGTCGCACCGAGCTCAAAGAGATTGCTGGGGTCGCCAAGCGCCTTACGCTCCTTTATGTCGAGGATGACATTCCCACAAGACGCTTTTTAAAGCGGCGCTTGGAGGAGATATTTGGGGTGGTCGCAGAGGCCGCCAATGGCGAGGAAGGATTGAAGCGATTCCTTCAAGGAGGGATTGATCTCGTTATCTCAGATAATATCATGCCCTTTATGGATGGAATCGAGATGATTCGAGAGATTCGCCGTGTCGATACTAGGCTCCCCATCATCCTCACCACCGCCTTTATTGATACCGACTATCTGATGGAGGCGATCAATTTAGGGGTGACCCAATTTGTGGCCAAGCCCATCTCCATGGATCTTCTTCATAATGCCATCCAAATGGCCATCCAGCGGGTGGTGCTGGATAACCTGACCCGCAAAGCCAAAGAGCAGGAGATTGAACTGCTGCGCTTTCAAGATCGCTACCACTCCCTCCAGCAAGAATCAGCCAGACGCAAAGAGCGAAACCTCATCAAAAATGATCACTACCTCCAGACCATCCAAGGAAAAGAGGGAGAGGAGTGGGTGCTGGACGCGCTTCACCGTTCCTTGGAGATTTTGAGTGGGGATAGCTATTCGGTGCGAGGCCTAGATGAGGGGAGGGCGCTGCTTTTTATTGTGGATGGAATGGGCAAGGGACTCTCCGCCTCGGTCACCACCACCCTCTCTATCGCTTTTTTGAATTACCTCATCGATGAGAGAATCGCTCAAGGGGCGAGGGTGGAGCTTGGCTCTTTGGTGGGGGACTACTTACGCTTCATTCAAAAAGAGCTTCTTGAAGAGGAGATCATCAGCGCGGGATTTTACGACTTTGATTTCAAGAGAGAGCGCCTCTCTTACATTACTTTTGGAATGCCCTCCATGCTATGGGTTAATAGCCAAGGGGAGTGCGAGCGTATCAAATCCTCTTCGCCCCCGCTCATGAAATACTCCCTTCCGCCTTTGCCACAGGAGATATGCATCCAAGATTTGGAGAAGATTCTACTTTATAGCGATGGGCTTAATGAGGCTTTGCTGGATGAAGAGACGATCTATGGAGAGATTTTGGAGGAGGAGTTGCTTTGGAATCGATTCCTCTCGGAGATGAATCGACGCTTTAGGAGTCGAGTGAAAGATGTGGATGATGACATCACCGCCTTTTGGGTGCGAAGGGTCCCCCAAAATCCAAGCGCCTCACGCTCGTATGAGATCAAAAGCTCTCTTTTGGAGGTGCATCGACTCTCTGACACGATTGAAGAGGGGCTGGAGAGTTTTGGTATTTTTGACTTAGAGGCTTCCACTCGCTTTATGACCGCGTTAACGGAGATGCTCATGAATGCCTATGAACATGGGAGCCTAGGGGTGGAGAGACTCACCAAGGATCAATTGATTCAAGAGGGTTCTTATGATGAATATCTCGCCAAAGAATCGAAACCCCATCGGAGAATTCGCGTCCGATTGAGGCGTTATGAAGAGGGCGAAGCGACACTTTTGACTTGTGAGGTTGAGGATGAGGGGCGGGGGTTCGATACACAAACGCTCCTTCAGAATCTCCGTAATGAGCCAGAGACGCTCACAAGTGGCAGGGGTATTCGCCTCACCAAAGGCTTGGTGGATCATCTCTGTTTCAAAAAAGGAGGGCGCGTGTCGCAATTCACGGTGGTAGCTAGGGAGGCACTCTTTGGAAATCGCTAG
- the thrC gene encoding threonine synthase, which produces MLIETRGNDSQKPLNVEFSHAILNPDASFGGLYAPEALPILGQEARMRLKDLSYAKLAKEIFALLGIELEEEILHEALSLYDHFDDPAHPAPLVPLKRDLSVLELYHGPTRAFKDMALQPFGRILSRLAQQRGERYLILAATSGDTGPATLESFANQKNIQVVCLYPQGGTSDVQRLQMTTQEAENLKVLGIHGDFDDAQAALKSLLKDDHFRASLTQKGISLSAANSVNFGRIAFQIIYHAYASLRSDSPIDVIVPSGNFGNALGAFYAKLMGFGIGKIMIASNANNILTELITTGIYDIRGKTLKKTQSPAMDILKSSNVERVLFALLGAQRTKTLMENLEKEGFYALNASELEKLQEHFVALFCEDSEGERIIREYAKAGYLMDPHTATGIKAYEDLESDSQTLKVLCSTAEWTKFAPTVAKALGKEGVRDLEALHYVKEALGVEIHPAINSLFAKKEIHTEVIQKEKIKEQILAWLGA; this is translated from the coding sequence GTGCTCATCGAGACCAGAGGGAACGATTCCCAAAAGCCACTAAATGTCGAATTCAGCCACGCCATCCTCAATCCTGATGCCAGCTTTGGCGGACTCTACGCACCTGAGGCACTCCCTATTTTAGGGCAAGAGGCGAGAATGCGCCTTAAGGATCTCTCCTACGCCAAACTAGCCAAAGAGATCTTTGCCCTCTTGGGAATTGAGCTTGAAGAGGAGATTCTTCATGAGGCTCTCTCGCTCTATGACCATTTTGATGACCCTGCCCACCCTGCGCCCTTGGTACCGCTAAAGAGAGACTTGAGCGTCCTAGAGCTCTACCATGGACCCACGCGTGCCTTTAAAGATATGGCGCTTCAGCCCTTTGGCCGTATCCTCTCCCGTCTCGCTCAGCAAAGAGGAGAGCGCTACCTCATCCTCGCCGCCACCAGCGGAGATACAGGCCCTGCCACACTAGAGAGCTTCGCCAACCAAAAAAATATCCAAGTCGTCTGCCTCTATCCCCAAGGGGGCACCAGCGATGTTCAGCGCCTCCAGATGACCACACAAGAGGCGGAGAATCTCAAAGTGCTGGGCATCCATGGAGACTTTGATGATGCCCAAGCTGCGCTCAAAAGCCTTCTTAAGGATGACCATTTTAGGGCCTCTTTGACCCAAAAAGGGATTTCGCTCTCCGCGGCCAACTCCGTCAATTTTGGCCGAATCGCCTTTCAGATTATCTACCACGCCTACGCCTCTCTAAGGAGCGATTCTCCCATTGATGTTATTGTTCCTAGCGGTAATTTTGGGAACGCTTTGGGCGCTTTTTACGCCAAGCTTATGGGCTTTGGGATTGGCAAAATCATGATCGCTAGCAACGCCAACAACATTCTCACTGAGCTCATCACCACAGGAATCTACGATATTCGAGGAAAAACCCTCAAAAAAACTCAATCTCCTGCCATGGATATCCTCAAAAGCTCCAATGTGGAGCGTGTTCTCTTTGCACTCTTGGGTGCGCAAAGAACCAAAACCCTCATGGAGAATCTCGAAAAAGAGGGCTTTTATGCCTTAAACGCTTCGGAATTAGAAAAGCTTCAAGAGCACTTTGTAGCGCTCTTTTGTGAGGATAGCGAAGGGGAGAGAATCATCCGTGAATACGCCAAAGCAGGCTACCTTATGGATCCCCACACCGCCACAGGAATCAAGGCCTACGAAGACCTAGAGAGCGACTCTCAAACCCTCAAGGTGCTCTGCTCGACCGCGGAGTGGACGAAGTTTGCCCCCACCGTCGCCAAAGCCCTAGGCAAAGAGGGGGTGCGTGATTTAGAGGCACTCCACTATGTGAAAGAGGCGCTAGGGGTGGAGATCCACCCTGCCATCAATTCTCTCTTTGCCAAAAAAGAGATTCATACCGAAGTGATCCAAAAAGAGAAGATCAAGGAACAGATTCTCGCGTGGCTAGGAGCCTAG
- the pseF gene encoding pseudaminic acid cytidylyltransferase, with amino-acid sequence MRIALIPARGGSKRIPHKNIKDFCGRPILAYSIEVAQKSGLFEAIVVSTDDERIAAIAKHLGARVPFLRPAHLSDDSTGTLPVIAHAAERLELGSDDLLCCLYPTAPLLESSSLILGLEALEGEVSYTFGAVRYDYPPQRSFMLKENGAPTMLFPEHFQSRSQDLNPIFHDAGQFYWARAETWRAQEPIFTPSARAIVLDPLRVQDIDTLEDWKLAEMKYRLLESS; translated from the coding sequence ATGAGAATCGCGCTCATTCCAGCCCGCGGAGGGAGCAAGCGAATCCCTCATAAAAACATCAAAGATTTTTGCGGTCGCCCCATCCTAGCCTACTCGATTGAGGTGGCGCAAAAGAGTGGTCTCTTCGAGGCGATTGTAGTCTCCACGGATGACGAGAGAATCGCCGCCATCGCCAAGCATCTAGGTGCGCGTGTTCCTTTTTTGAGGCCTGCACACCTGAGTGACGATTCCACGGGCACCCTCCCCGTGATCGCCCATGCGGCTGAACGACTAGAGCTTGGGAGCGACGATCTCCTCTGCTGCCTCTATCCCACCGCTCCCCTTTTAGAATCAAGCTCTCTTATTTTGGGCTTAGAGGCGCTAGAGGGAGAGGTCTCCTACACCTTTGGGGCGGTGCGCTATGACTATCCCCCGCAAAGAAGCTTTATGCTCAAGGAGAATGGCGCTCCAACAATGCTCTTTCCTGAGCACTTCCAGAGCCGCTCCCAAGACCTAAACCCCATCTTTCATGACGCGGGGCAATTCTACTGGGCTAGGGCCGAAACATGGAGGGCTCAAGAGCCGATTTTCACTCCAAGCGCGCGAGCTATTGTGCTTGATCCCCTCAGGGTTCAGGATATCGACACGCTAGAGGATTGGAAGCTGGCGGAGATGAAGTATCGCTTGCTTGAGTCATCATGA
- the pseH gene encoding UDP-4-amino-4,6-dideoxy-N-acetyl-beta-L-altrosamine N-acetyltransferase: protein MNASLQGDFKINGLSLRSFVNLSPLEAEEVRRWRNHPEIRRFMYNDREIDSIEHIQFIESLRESSHSGYWVVHEENRPLGTLSLTRFNPLHHHAFLGIYANPFDSTKGRGKRLMEALLALSFSHFGLHTLKLEVMEENERAITLYETMGFVREGCWRDYIFKEGRYRSILLMGILNETL, encoded by the coding sequence ATGAACGCCTCTTTGCAAGGAGACTTCAAGATCAATGGACTCTCCCTTCGCTCCTTTGTGAATCTCTCGCCCCTAGAGGCAGAGGAGGTGCGAAGGTGGAGGAATCACCCTGAAATTCGACGATTCATGTACAATGACCGCGAGATTGATTCGATAGAGCACATCCAATTTATCGAGAGCCTAAGAGAATCGAGCCACTCAGGCTACTGGGTCGTCCATGAGGAGAATCGCCCCCTAGGCACCCTTTCGCTGACGCGTTTCAACCCTCTCCATCATCACGCCTTTTTGGGAATCTACGCTAACCCTTTTGATTCCACCAAGGGACGCGGAAAACGTCTCATGGAGGCTCTTTTAGCACTTAGCTTCTCCCACTTTGGGCTTCACACCCTAAAGCTTGAGGTGATGGAGGAGAACGAGCGCGCCATCACTCTCTACGAAACGATGGGTTTTGTGCGCGAGGGATGTTGGCGCGACTATATCTTTAAAGAGGGGCGCTACCGCTCCATCCTCCTCATGGGAATCCTCAATGAAACACTCTGA
- a CDS encoding GatB/YqeY domain-containing protein: MSQLKERIAQELKEAMKNRDNFKRDTLRMINSAFKQIEVDERRELSDEDVIAILKKACKQREEASAQYKEAGREELYAKEQEEIKIITSYLPEQLSDERLKEELGLILKEVGASSPKDMGKVMGVANSKLSALADGKRISAMVKELLNQL, encoded by the coding sequence ATGAGTCAACTCAAAGAGAGAATCGCCCAAGAGTTGAAAGAGGCGATGAAAAATAGAGACAATTTCAAGCGTGATACCCTGCGAATGATTAATAGTGCTTTTAAGCAAATAGAGGTGGATGAGCGAAGAGAGTTGAGCGATGAGGATGTGATTGCGATTCTCAAAAAAGCGTGTAAACAGCGCGAGGAAGCCTCCGCTCAATACAAAGAAGCAGGTCGAGAGGAGCTCTATGCCAAGGAGCAAGAGGAGATTAAAATCATTACCTCCTATCTTCCTGAGCAACTAAGTGATGAGCGGCTTAAAGAGGAGCTAGGGCTTATCCTCAAAGAGGTGGGGGCGAGCTCACCCAAAGATATGGGCAAAGTGATGGGGGTGGCCAACTCTAAGCTCTCCGCATTAGCAGATGGCAAGCGCATTAGCGCCATGGTTAAAGAGCTCTTAAATCAGCTATGA
- a CDS encoding RNA polymerase factor sigma-54, protein MKLRQSLQNKTKLSATLKSWLPILQSGLSDLEETLGEFTSENPYIEVQSKIETNLSSKIPKKSLERAPKNSLSEKIEALTIQEDSLYDILYEQIAPPLFPTATSQKIALKIIENLNEEGYFEGEIEKIALECESSSESCEKIRQRFSRLEPPGIGAKDVRESFLFQLDSSECDDELFSLVRELIEELEYHTRYKNHPRYVEAMRLIRSFKNPPAIDFFEKEPDIIPDLFVHDSSGQIEVRLNDAYYPTIVLDTARADKKHEYVKAKIKEAKDLIDALDMRKATLYKIGLMILEYQYDFFMGGEIRPMKLKDLAEEFNHAPSTISRAIASKYLECNRGIFSLKSFFSTAIDEETSNAAIKDYIADMVKNEERGKPLSDIKILQNVENKFGIKMVRRTITKYRKQLNIASSSERKKLYEISV, encoded by the coding sequence ATGAAGCTTAGGCAATCGCTCCAGAACAAAACCAAGCTCTCCGCCACGCTTAAAAGCTGGCTTCCCATCCTGCAAAGCGGTCTATCAGACCTAGAGGAGACGCTAGGAGAGTTCACGAGCGAGAACCCTTACATTGAGGTGCAATCCAAAATAGAGACCAACCTCTCCTCCAAAATCCCCAAAAAAAGCCTAGAGCGAGCACCCAAAAACTCTCTCTCTGAAAAAATCGAAGCCCTCACCATCCAAGAGGATTCCCTCTATGATATCCTCTACGAACAGATCGCCCCACCCCTCTTTCCCACCGCCACCTCGCAAAAAATTGCTCTCAAGATTATTGAGAATCTAAACGAAGAGGGCTATTTTGAGGGCGAAATAGAAAAAATCGCCCTAGAGTGCGAAAGTTCTAGCGAGAGTTGTGAGAAGATTCGCCAGCGCTTCTCTCGCCTTGAACCTCCGGGAATCGGGGCTAAAGATGTGAGGGAATCGTTTCTTTTTCAGCTTGATTCTTCGGAGTGCGATGATGAGCTCTTCTCCTTGGTGCGCGAGCTGATTGAGGAGCTAGAATACCACACTCGCTACAAGAATCACCCCCGCTACGTCGAAGCGATGCGCCTTATTAGAAGCTTCAAAAATCCTCCCGCCATCGACTTTTTTGAAAAAGAGCCTGATATCATTCCTGATCTTTTTGTTCACGATTCTTCTGGACAGATTGAAGTGCGACTCAATGACGCCTACTATCCCACTATCGTTCTAGACACAGCGCGCGCGGACAAAAAACATGAGTATGTCAAAGCCAAAATCAAAGAGGCCAAAGACCTCATCGACGCCTTGGATATGCGCAAAGCGACCCTCTATAAGATTGGGCTCATGATTTTAGAGTATCAGTACGACTTCTTCATGGGAGGAGAGATTCGCCCCATGAAGCTCAAAGACCTTGCCGAAGAGTTCAACCACGCCCCCTCCACCATCTCACGCGCCATCGCCTCCAAATACCTAGAGTGTAATCGGGGAATCTTCTCGCTTAAGAGCTTCTTCTCCACAGCGATTGACGAGGAGACCTCCAATGCCGCGATCAAGGACTACATCGCGGATATGGTCAAAAACGAGGAGAGGGGCAAGCCCTTAAGCGACATCAAGATTCTGCAAAATGTGGAGAACAAATTTGGAATCAAAATGGTGCGACGCACCATCACTAAATATCGAAAACAGCTCAATATCGCCAGCTCTAGCGAAAGGAAAAAGCTCTATGAAATCAGCGTCTAA
- a CDS encoding TraR/DksA family transcriptional regulator, whose amino-acid sequence MTKKQRSELKLKIIAEIESVRNDIQHLKEENNPISLMSVSEKMDALESLADQNIQKRLLLDLEARLKKLEYALTRIDSPDFGICQICDEPIPYKRLFALPEATICVDCANERS is encoded by the coding sequence TTGACCAAAAAACAGAGATCGGAGCTTAAACTCAAAATAATCGCTGAGATCGAAAGCGTACGCAACGATATTCAGCATTTAAAGGAGGAAAATAATCCGATCTCACTCATGAGTGTCTCCGAGAAAATGGATGCACTGGAGAGTTTGGCGGATCAAAACATCCAAAAGCGCCTCCTTCTTGACCTAGAGGCGCGCCTTAAAAAGCTTGAATATGCGTTAACGCGCATCGATTCCCCTGATTTTGGAATCTGCCAAATTTGTGATGAGCCTATTCCTTATAAGCGACTTTTTGCTCTCCCTGAGGCAACCATTTGCGTGGATTGTGCCAATGAGAGAAGTTAG
- the lgt gene encoding prolipoprotein diacylglyceryl transferase has product MEWNYLYNHFDPVAFDLWGLKVHWYGIAYVLALLVALWVAKWIAKKDAYPLSNEQLESYFIWVEVGVILGARLGYILFYDPFTAYYLTHPWQIFNPFQNGEFIGIRGMSYHGAVIGFLIASFLFAQRHGVKFWMLMDLVGISVPLGYVFGRIGNFLNQELIGRVTEVPWGIYVAGVLRHPSQLYEAFLEGIVLFVILYAWRSRVKFTGQLGIMYLILYALARFVAEFWREPDAQIGYLVGGVTMGQLLSLAMAIPCLVLWGYLAKKERGKIL; this is encoded by the coding sequence ATGGAATGGAACTATCTCTACAATCACTTTGACCCTGTAGCGTTTGACCTTTGGGGGCTCAAAGTCCACTGGTATGGAATCGCCTATGTTTTGGCGCTTCTAGTGGCGCTTTGGGTGGCCAAATGGATCGCCAAAAAAGACGCCTACCCCTTGAGCAATGAGCAGCTAGAGAGCTATTTTATTTGGGTGGAGGTTGGAGTGATTTTGGGCGCGCGACTAGGGTATATCCTCTTTTATGATCCCTTCACTGCCTACTATCTCACGCATCCTTGGCAGATCTTCAATCCCTTTCAAAATGGGGAATTCATCGGCATTAGAGGCATGAGCTACCATGGTGCGGTGATTGGATTCTTGATCGCTTCATTTCTATTCGCCCAAAGACACGGGGTGAAATTTTGGATGCTGATGGACTTGGTGGGAATCTCTGTCCCCCTTGGCTATGTTTTTGGACGCATCGGTAACTTTCTCAACCAAGAGCTGATTGGCCGAGTGACTGAAGTCCCTTGGGGGATCTATGTCGCAGGCGTGCTTCGCCACCCCTCGCAGCTCTATGAGGCCTTTTTGGAGGGAATCGTCCTTTTTGTGATTCTCTATGCGTGGCGATCAAGGGTGAAATTCACGGGACAGCTAGGAATCATGTATCTTATTCTCTATGCCCTAGCGCGTTTTGTGGCAGAGTTTTGGAGGGAGCCTGATGCTCAGATTGGGTATCTAGTGGGGGGTGTGACGATGGGGCAGCTCCTCTCGCTCGCCATGGCGATTCCCTGCTTAGTGCTTTGGGGATATTTGGCCAAAAAGGAGCGAGGAAAAATCCTCTAG
- the pseI gene encoding pseudaminic acid synthase, translating to MKHSDLLLIAELSANHNQEKNLALETLHAAKESGANAVKLQTYTADTLTLDSSKPYFQIQSDTLWDGETLYSLYQKAYTPWEWHEELFEYAKKLGLLCFSTPFDPTAVDFLETLGNPIYKIASFEINDIPLIRYAARLQKPMILSTGIASLEEISEAVEACRNEGNEDITLLACTSSYPAPLEEANLARIPDLKRRFGVKVGLSDHTLGLIAPIVAVSLGASVIEKHFILSRSLGGPDGAFSLEPSEFKEMVSSIHAASLALGEANYELSPKVAKSKIFKRSLFVCEKIQKGERFTPKNLRSIRPGHGLPPKHLNEILGKEAACDIERGEPLTWEMVRR from the coding sequence ATGAAACACTCTGACCTTCTCCTCATCGCTGAACTATCCGCCAACCACAACCAAGAGAAGAATCTCGCCCTAGAGACCCTCCATGCCGCCAAAGAATCGGGAGCCAACGCCGTGAAACTCCAGACTTACACCGCCGACACGCTCACGCTCGATTCCTCTAAACCCTATTTTCAGATTCAAAGCGACACCCTTTGGGATGGTGAGACGCTCTATAGCCTCTACCAGAAGGCCTACACCCCTTGGGAGTGGCACGAAGAGCTCTTTGAATACGCCAAGAAATTGGGGCTCCTCTGCTTCTCCACCCCTTTTGACCCAACGGCGGTCGATTTTTTAGAGACGCTAGGGAATCCCATCTACAAAATCGCCTCCTTTGAGATCAATGATATTCCTCTTATTCGCTACGCCGCAAGACTCCAAAAACCGATGATTCTCTCCACGGGAATCGCCTCGCTTGAAGAGATTAGCGAAGCGGTGGAGGCGTGCCGCAACGAAGGGAATGAGGATATCACGCTCCTAGCCTGCACCAGCTCCTACCCCGCCCCTCTAGAAGAGGCGAATCTCGCTCGGATTCCTGACCTAAAGAGGCGCTTTGGAGTCAAAGTAGGGCTCAGCGATCACACCCTTGGCCTCATAGCACCCATAGTGGCAGTGAGCCTAGGGGCGAGTGTGATTGAGAAGCACTTCATCCTCTCTCGCTCCCTAGGAGGCCCCGATGGCGCCTTCAGCCTAGAACCCAGTGAATTCAAAGAGATGGTCTCCTCTATCCATGCCGCCTCTTTGGCGCTTGGGGAGGCCAATTACGAGCTGAGCCCCAAGGTGGCTAAATCAAAAATTTTCAAGCGGAGTCTCTTTGTCTGTGAAAAGATTCAAAAAGGAGAGCGATTCACCCCCAAGAACCTTCGATCCATCCGCCCCGGTCATGGGCTCCCCCCCAAACACCTGAATGAAATTTTGGGCAAAGAGGCGGCGTGTGATATTGAGCGAGGCGAGCCACTCACTTGGGAGATGGTGCGAAGATAG
- the flgH gene encoding flagellar basal body L-ring protein FlgH, translating to MRRMSGFLLVTLVAALYSGCSVADPQISFKPPEYVEEMPAREVEESFGNAGSLFGQGDNPLFADRRAMKLNDLVTVIINETASASSSGKKDLSETSSSTMNGPSVTFGGPSQSIGNAVNKLNNFTSFGLSTGNNNSTFAGSGTQQRQESFTTTVSARIIKVMENGNYFIEGGREILINGEKQIMRLTGVIRPYDIGRNNTINSRYIADAKIMYETQGEIKKSTEKGWGTKVLESVWPF from the coding sequence ATGAGAAGAATGTCAGGATTCCTGCTGGTGACGCTTGTAGCGGCACTTTATAGTGGCTGCTCGGTCGCCGACCCCCAAATCTCTTTTAAACCCCCTGAGTATGTCGAAGAGATGCCCGCACGAGAAGTGGAGGAGAGCTTTGGCAACGCAGGCAGTCTCTTTGGTCAAGGCGACAACCCGCTTTTTGCCGATCGGCGCGCCATGAAGCTCAATGACCTTGTCACGGTGATCATCAATGAGACCGCCTCAGCTAGTAGCTCTGGCAAAAAAGATCTAAGCGAGACGAGTAGCAGCACTATGAACGGTCCTTCCGTCACCTTTGGTGGCCCCAGCCAAAGCATTGGCAATGCGGTGAACAAGCTCAACAACTTCACCTCTTTTGGACTCTCCACGGGCAACAATAACTCCACCTTTGCAGGCTCAGGAACTCAACAGCGCCAAGAATCTTTCACCACCACCGTCTCAGCACGAATCATCAAAGTGATGGAGAATGGCAACTACTTCATTGAGGGAGGACGAGAGATTCTCATCAATGGCGAAAAACAGATCATGCGCCTCACGGGCGTGATTCGCCCCTACGACATTGGACGAAACAACACCATCAACTCCCGATACATCGCCGATGCAAAAATCATGTATGAGACCCAAGGCGAGATCAAAAAGAGCACCGAGAAGGGATGGGGCACGAAAGTCTTAGAATCGGTTTGGCCTTTCTAA